A portion of the Salminus brasiliensis chromosome 9, fSalBra1.hap2, whole genome shotgun sequence genome contains these proteins:
- the zte38 gene encoding zebrafish testis-expressed 38 — MSHPWQQDGQRGRTIAAGDGAVEWDSLFHQELRTQEQSLVFVKRMLVLAVSSITYLRGIFPEDAYRSRYLEDLCIKVLREDCSSLAACRIVKWMMGCFDALEKKYLQIVLIGVHRDPDDTNHVIESYQFKFKYSGNGPQMDIFRNNNMEMSVTMEDTKKASVLLIRKLFLLMQNLDALPDDVYLTMKLYYYDDVTPPDYEPPGFKQGVCDSLWFEGTAVHFRVGDLHTPFHILKVGVAAEQGRVSKLQEGNHLRECVQDSAQQSVCRLTLAKEVSGPCRQEDLPSEDESAAQFKPPTKALAKRGGKNPAKRRRRHI, encoded by the exons ATGTCGCACCCATGGCAACAAGACGGACAGAGAGGGAGGACGATTGCGGCGGGAGACGGTGCTGTAGAG TGGGACAGCTTATTTCACCAAGAACTGAGAACGCAGGAGCAGTCTTTGGTCTTTGTGAAACGAATGCTGGTGCTCGCAGTGTCCTCCATTACCTATCTACGAGGGATATTTCCTGAAGATGCctatcgatcccgctacctagAAG ACTTATGCATCAAAGTTCTTCGAGAGGACTGTTCATCTCTAGCAGCCTGCAGAATTGTCAAATG GATGATGGGGTGTTTTGATGCTCTAGAGAAGAAATAT ttgcagattgtgcTTATTGGG GTGCACAGAGACCCGGATGACACCAAC CATGTCATAGAGTCTTATCAGTTTAAGTTCAAATACTCTGGAAATGGGCCGCAGATGGACATCTTTAG AAATAACAACATGGAGATGTCTGTGACCATGGAGGACACAAAGAAGGCCTCGGTTCTGCTGATCAGGAAACTGTTTCTCCTCATGCAGAATTTAGACGCTCTGCCTGATGATGTCTACCTCACCATGAAACTCTACTActatgatgatg TCACACCGCCAGACTATGAACCTCCAGGCTTTAAACAGGGTGTGTGCGACAGTCTGTGGTTTGAGGGCACAGCAGTGCACTTCAGAGTGGGTGATCTGCACACACCCTTCCACATCCTGAAGGTCGGGGTGGCGGCTGAGCAAGGCCGAGTGAGCAAACTGCAGGAAGGCAACCACCTGAGAGAGTGTGTCCAGGACTCAGCACAGCAAAGCGTCTGTAGGCTGACACTCGCAAAGGAG GTTTCTGGACCCTGCAGGCAGGAGGACTTGCCGTCAGAAGATG AATCGGCTGCACAGTTCAAGCCACCCACAAAGGCCCTGGCTAAG AGAGGAGGCAAAAACCCagcaaagaggaggaggagacatATTTAA
- the prdx1 gene encoding peroxiredoxin-1, with protein sequence MAAGKAKIGHLAPDFTAKAVMPDGQFKDLKLSDYRGKYVVLFFYPLDFTFVCPTEIIAFSDAAEEFRKIDCEVIGASVDSHFCHLAWINTPRKQGGLGHMNVPLVADTLRSISQDYGVLKEDEGIAFRGLFIIDDKGILRQITINDLPVGRSIDETLRLVQAFQFTDKHGEVCPAGWKPGKDTIKPDVQKSKDFFAKQS encoded by the exons ATGGCAGCGGGCAAAGCAAAAATCGGCCACCTTGCTCCAGATTTCACAGCCAAAGCTGTGATGCCAGACGGCCAGTTTAAGGACCTCAAGTTGTCTGACTACAGAG GGAAGTATGTAGTGTTGTTCTTCTACCCGCTGGACTTCACCTTTGTGTGCCCCACTGAGATCATTGCCTTCAGTGATGCCGCCGAGGAGTTCAGGAAGATCGACTGCGAGGTTATCGGCGCCTCCGTTGACTCCCACTTCTGTCATCTGGCCTG GATAAACACTCCCCGAAAGCAAGGTGGCCTGGGACACATGAACGTTCCTCTGGTGGCAGACACCCTCCGCTCCATCTCCCAAGACTATGGAGTTCTTAAAGAGGATGAGGGCATTGCTTTCAG AGGCCTCTTCATCATTGACGACAAAGGCATCCTGAGGCAGATAACCATCAATGACCTGCCAGTGGGCCGCTCGATTGACGAGACCCTGCGTCTGGTTCAGGCTTTTCAGTTCACCGACAAACACGGAGAAG TGTGCCCAGCCGGATGGAAGCCTGGAAAGGACACCATCAAGCCCGACGTCCAGAAGAGCAAAGATTTCTTCGCCAAACAAAGCTAA